Below is a window of Bacteroidales bacterium DNA.
TCATTATCTATTCAACAAAATGTTAGTTTGCCTAATTTTCATAAAATAACCAATAAATTGGGCTTTATTAAGGCAAACAAAGCACGTGATGAAGCAAAGGAATTGATCAGGAAATTATCTATCAAAACCCAATCCGAAAAAGCAGAAGTTGCTACGTTAAGTGGTGGCAATCAGCAGAAAGTATCACTAGCGAAATGGATTAGCCGCAACAGCAAAGTGATGATCATTGACGAACCAACAAGGGGAGTGGATGTAGGCGCCAAGGTGGAGATTTATAAATTGATCAATGAACTTTCCCGCCAGGG
It encodes the following:
- a CDS encoding sugar ABC transporter ATP-binding protein → AFLFGRPLRIRSPHSAVRKGIGMVPEDRKQQGVILSLSIQQNVSLPNFHKITNKLGFIKANKARDEAKELIRKLSIKTQSEKAEVATLSGGNQQKVSLAKWISRNSKVMIIDEPTRGVDVGAKVEIYKLINELSRQGMAIIVVSSETEELIGICDRILVMRKGQIQGELEKKDFSEENILRLSIGK